In the genome of Candidatus Bathyarchaeota archaeon, one region contains:
- a CDS encoding translation initiation factor → MVDICPKCGLPKDICVCGEISKEQQKIIVRAETRKFNRPMTIIDGIDSKDIDLGRLAQKLKSFCACGGTAKNGQIMLQGDQREKAYEFLIKMGYPEENIEVQ, encoded by the coding sequence ATGGTTGACATCTGTCCAAAGTGTGGTCTTCCTAAGGACATCTGTGTTTGTGGAGAGATCAGTAAGGAGCAGCAGAAAATTATTGTCCGGGCGGAGACAAGAAAGTTCAATAGACCAATGACGATTATCGACGGCATAGACAGTAAAGACATTGACCTCGGAAGGCTCGCGCAGAAATTAAAAAGCTTCTGCGCCTGCGGTGGAACAGCCAAGAATGGGCAGATAATGCTGCAGGGGGACCAAAGAGAAAAGGCATACGAGTTTCTCATTAAAATGGGTTACCCTGAAGAAAATATCGAAGTGCAATAG
- a CDS encoding nicotinate phosphoribosyltransferase, which produces MRRFYYADDEEIKNGKTTDIYFVRTKQILQAKKKDRVNVVAEVTAGGLPKGWEWAVLCGIEEVANLFEGCPVNVYAMPEGTIFFPHDYRGFREPVLYVEGPYGEFCLLETPMLGMLCQSTGVATQSARVRKVAGDKLVIAFGIRRMHPAIAPMLDRSSYIGGLDGVSSVIGAERIGIKPSGTMPHALIVALGSQIEAWRSFDELMPEDVPRICLVDTYLDEKVEAIMAADALKDRLYGVRLDTPMSRKGNFAEIVREVRWELDLRGYKHVKIFVSGGLDEESIRILRDAGAEAFGVGTSISNAPTVDFAMDIVEVEGRYAAKRGKLSGKKQVWRCKKCFADTVQPSSEQSPKCPRCGGLTYPMLKPLIKDGKIACELPTPQEIRGYVLEQLRSLPPL; this is translated from the coding sequence TTGAGGCGCTTCTATTACGCTGACGACGAAGAGATAAAGAATGGGAAGACAACAGACATATACTTCGTAAGGACGAAGCAGATTCTACAAGCCAAGAAGAAGGATAGGGTTAATGTTGTGGCGGAGGTAACTGCCGGAGGATTACCGAAGGGATGGGAATGGGCAGTCCTATGCGGGATTGAGGAGGTCGCCAACCTCTTTGAGGGATGCCCAGTTAACGTGTACGCGATGCCGGAAGGAACAATCTTCTTCCCACATGATTACAGGGGCTTTAGGGAACCAGTCCTATATGTTGAGGGGCCATATGGCGAGTTCTGTCTCCTAGAAACCCCGATGCTCGGCATGCTCTGCCAGTCTACTGGAGTTGCAACACAATCTGCGAGGGTGAGAAAGGTTGCGGGAGATAAGCTAGTCATCGCCTTCGGCATACGCAGGATGCATCCGGCAATAGCGCCTATGCTTGACAGATCCTCCTACATCGGCGGGCTTGATGGAGTGTCAAGCGTGATAGGGGCTGAACGCATCGGAATCAAGCCGAGCGGAACCATGCCGCACGCCCTAATCGTAGCGTTGGGAAGCCAGATAGAAGCTTGGAGATCATTTGATGAACTGATGCCGGAGGATGTGCCGAGAATCTGTCTAGTGGACACATACCTAGACGAGAAGGTTGAGGCCATTATGGCGGCAGATGCTCTAAAAGATAGGCTCTACGGCGTAAGGTTAGATACCCCAATGTCGCGTAAAGGGAACTTCGCCGAGATTGTGCGCGAAGTAAGATGGGAACTTGACCTCCGAGGATATAAGCATGTGAAGATCTTTGTCTCAGGAGGCCTAGACGAGGAGTCAATCAGAATTCTGAGAGATGCTGGCGCCGAGGCCTTTGGTGTGGGGACATCTATAAGCAACGCCCCAACAGTTGACTTCGCAATGGACATTGTGGAAGTCGAGGGAAGATATGCGGCTAAAAGGGGGAAATTAAGCGGGAAGAAACAGGTCTGGCGGTGCAAAAAATGCTTCGCGGACACTGTGCAACCATCATCCGAGCAGTCTCCAAAATGCCCAAGATGCGGCGGCTTAACTTACCCAATGCTTAAACCACTCATAAAAGATGGAAAGATAGCGTGCGAGCTGCCCACCCCTCAAGAAATCCGCGGATACGTCCTCGAACAATTAAGGTCTCTTCCACCACTATGA